In Oncorhynchus tshawytscha isolate Ot180627B unplaced genomic scaffold, Otsh_v2.0 Un_contig_556_pilon_pilon, whole genome shotgun sequence, the following proteins share a genomic window:
- the LOC112247829 gene encoding 14-3-3 protein beta/alpha-A-like → MVDKSEVVQKELVQKAKLAEQAERYDDMAASMKAVTEEGTQLSNEERNLLSVAYKNVVGARRSSWRVVSSIEQKTEGSEKKQAMAKEYREKIEKELKEICNDVLGLLNQFLIPNATPAESKVFYLKMKGDYYRYLAEVAVGEEKAAIIGNSQEAYKDAFEISKKDMQPTHPIRLGLALNFSVFYYEILNSPEQACKLAKTAFDDAIAELDSLSEDSYKDSTLIMQLLRDNLTLWTSDNQGDGEDAEEGRD, encoded by the exons ATGGTTGACAAGAGCGAGGTGGTTCAGAAGGAGCTGGTCCAGAAGGCCAAGCTGGCGGAGCAGGCCGAGCGCTACGACGACATGGCGGCCTCCATGAAGGCTGTGACGGAGGAAGGCACCCAGTTGTCCAACGAGGAGCGGAACCTCCTCTCTGTGGCCTATAAGAACGTGGTGGGCGCTCGGCGTTCCTCCTGGAGGGTGGTGTCCAGCATCGAGCAGAAGACTGAGGGCAGCGAGAAGAAGCAGGCCATGGCCAAGGAGTACAGGGAGAAGATAGAGAAGGAACTGAAGGAGATCTGTAACGATGTGCTG ggtCTTCTGAACCAGTTCCTCATCCCCAATGCTACTCCGGCCGAGAGTAAAGTGTTCTATTTGAAAATGAAAGGAGATTACTACCGCTACTTAGCCGAGGTGGCGGTTGGAGAGGAGAAAGCCG ccaTCATCGGTAACTCCCAGGAGGCCTATAAGGATGCGTTTGAGATCAGCAAGAAGGACATGCAACCCACCCACCCGATTCGTCTGGGCCTGGCTCTCAACTTCTCTGTCTTCTACTACGAGATCCTCAACTCCCCCGAGCAGGCCTGCAAACTGGCCAAGACG GCTTTCGACGATGCTATTGCAGAGCTGGATTCTCTGAGTGAAGACTCCTACAAAGACAGCACCTTGATCATGCAGCTACTGAGAGACAACTTGACA